Genomic DNA from Bacteroidota bacterium:
GACAAAGCGTCGGTATTGATTGTTCCAAGGATCACCTGGACTGTAGTTTTGGTATTATGCATGCTTCATTTGATGAAGTAATCCTTTCTAATTCAAAATTTACGAACAATGCTGCAGGACTAAAAAAATTATTATTGTGGAGCAAAAAACTAATGAATACCGATTGCGAGGTGGTGTTTTTAATGGAGGCTACAGGTGTTTATCATGAACGGGCTGCATTGTTTTTATTTGAAAGTAAAAATAAAGTAGCTGTGTTATTGCCCAATAAAGTGAAAGCTTTTGCCGGCACGCTTAAAGTAAAGACAGTGAATGATAAAGAATGTGCTAAAATCATTGCGTTGTTTGGCCTGGAAAAGAATGTAGACCCATGGTCACCTCCTCAAGAAGTGTTTAACCAAATCCGCCAGTTGACGCGGGAACGCGACCAATTACTGCTTGAGCGAACAATGAAGAAAAACCAACTTCACGCTGAAAAAGTGGCATGGCCAAACAGTGGTAGCATTAAAAGAATCGAACAGCAGTTGAAAATAATGAATAAGCAAATTAAAGAAATTGAAACAGAGATTAAGGATCTAATCAACGCTAACCCTTGTTTAAAAGAAAAAATGAAAAAGTTGTGCAGTATAAAAGGAGTTGGAATGATTACCGCAGCTATTGTTGTGGCAGAAACAAATGGATTTAATCTCATTAGAAATAAAAGTCAATTAGTCAGTTATGCAGGGCTAGATGTGATAGAGAAGCAATCAGGGACATCGGTGAGAGGTAAAACGCGAATATCAAAAAGAGGAAATAAATATTTACGAAAATGTTTATACTTCCCGGCCTTTACATCAATTAATCATTATGAACCATCAAAAAATTTATATACCAGAATAATATCTAAAACAGGATTAAAAATGAAAGGAGCAGTTGCAGTGCAACGTAAAATATTAGTGCTAATATATGTATTATGGAAAAAGGATCCAGTTCTTTGATCCGGATTATCATAAAGCAAAGCAAGAAGAGCCACATCAAGATGCAGCTCTTCACGAACTAGCAAAAGCCGTTCTGTTTATAAAACAAATTTACTAAAAATTAGGATTTTAACATAGAATCTCTGTGGGCTGTTTCTCCGGGGACTCTGTGGTTACCCTTTGCAAATTATAAATCAACGCTCCGAATTTTATTTTCACTCAAAATTTGGCTGTTCCATTGGTACATTGGTACATTATCACATCGGTACATTAATTCAATCCTTTATAAACGACAAGCATTTAATAAGAGCCCCTTCCTCAAATTGTACGATATATATTCCCGATGCATATTTACTAATATCAATTGAAATTGTATTAGTAATGTTGACTTCCGGTTGTACTAATGTTCCAATTGCATTTTTTATCGAAAATGTTAACGGCATACCGCTTACATTAGAAATTACTAACCAATTAGAGGCGGGATTGGGATAAATTTGTATGCTGTTGTTTAAATAAGTTGCAATTGAAACATTGTCATCAATTAATCCATTGCAGTCATCATCCAAATTGTTTTCAATTTCATTTGCTCCGGGGTAAATCATTGGATTGTTATCATTACAATCCAAATTATTTAATACATAACCAACCGTATCATTACAACTGTAAATATAAATACTGGTATCACCAAATAAATCATCATCTGCATCCATATAATATTTAACTAAAGGGCAGGTTTGTTCAACATTAATGAGCCAGTAATCAGGCGTTGAATCACCAAAACCATAATGATTTGTAATGTCTCCATCATTTGAAGTTGAGCTACCCCCTAAATAATAGGAAAAGTTATTTCTTAATACGAGGCCACATGGTGCTTCAATACCCGAGCCGCCAAAACATTGTGAAAATTGAATAACGCCAATTGAATCAATTTTAAGTATCCAGTAATCAGAGTAAAAAAAACCACCGTGGTGGCCGTTTATGTCCCCGTCGTTAGGAGAAGTTGACACTCCTGTTATTACGATATTATTGGAATCGATAATTTCAATATCTGTTCCATAATCAGCACCAGAGCCGCCATATGCATTTCCCCAAACAATATTACCTAACGAATCAAGTTGCAATAACCATAAATCCCGATTATCGCCAGGATAATGACCACTTACATCTCCGGTATGTGAGCCTGCTTCACCTGCTATTAGTAAATCCTGATTAGGTAGTAAGGCAATGGTAAAAGGTTCTTCATATTCACTGCCACCAAAACCATAGTCCCAAATAATATTACCCGCACTATCCAATTTTAGTATCCGGTATTCCTGATTTTCACCATCCGCTATCAATTTTGTGGCACATATATAAATATTCCCGTTTTCTGCTACTACTAAATCGTTTGCCCGGTCTTCATACGGAATCCCAAGGTTTTTCAGCCATAATAAATTACCAAAAGCATCAATTTTTCCAATATAAGCGTCGGCACTAGTTTCCGGACCAACATGTTCGGTAAACACGCCATCCACTGAATGGCTGTAACCCGTAAACACAAACCCCGAATCTGCAGTTGGCTGAATGGCGTTTACCACATCAGAATTAGAGCCCCCAACCACAAGCGACCACACTAAATTACCAACACTGTCTATCTTAAAAATCCAGCCATCATTGTTGCCATAACTTAACCCACATCACCATCATCTGAATAACTGTATCCTGCAATTACAAAACCACTATCGACTGTTTTTACAATCCTGTTCGGGTAATCAACACTTGAACCTCCAAATGATTTTTCCCATAACAAATTACGTGCAGTATCTATTTTACAAAGCCAGATATCTCCATTACCAAAAGTTTCACTTACGTCTTCATCAATCGAACTACTTTTACCAATAATAATTAATTCTGTCTCATTTATTAAAATTAAATCAGAAGCGTTATCATATCCATAACCTCCATAATTTTCATCCCATCGCAGTATAACTGACTGTGATTTTATATTTAGAGGTATAGCTAAGCAGATAACAATAACGATTAATAAAACCCAAATTTTAAACGAATAGTTGCCTTGCACAAAATTAAATTTTAATCCCATTTTATTGATTTTCAATTACTTATAACTAATATTGGCAATTACTTATATTTATTCTTGCTAAAGTTAATTAATAATGTGTAAAAAACAATTTTTGCTATTGGGTATCAAATAAAACAGAGGTAATTTATCCATTACTTTATTGGTAGAAATTTAATAAAATAATAACGACTCAGTAACATCTAGTCCGGATCGAAACGGAAACAAACTAGCTAATGTGCTAATGGGTGAATGTACCGATGTACCAATGAAACAGCCGATTTTGAGTAAAAATGGGATTTTTAGGTTTGTTGGAGTGGAGAGCCGGTAGGGGATTGCGTTGGTGTGGGGGATGTTGCTACTCCAAATATTTTCTGACCTGTTTTAAGACTAATGAAGGGTATCATGGTGCGACGAATTCGTTGTAACTTTGCGGCATGGACACGGATTTACAACATTTTAGCCGCGTAATGCAATACGATAGAAGTAGCCTGAGTAATGAACAATTGCTTGATTTATACAAGCGGATTTTGAAGCCGCGCATGATAGAGGAAAAAATGCTCAATTTGCTGCGTCAGGGCAAGGTGAGTAAGTGGTTCAGCGGTATTGGTCAGGAGGCGATTGCCTGCGCTGTGCCTTATGTGCTGGAAGCCGATGAATATATTTTGCCGATGCACCGCAATTTGGGCGTGTTTACCGGTCGCGGCATTCCGTTTGGGAAATTGTTTAATCAGTGGCAGGGCAAAAAAAGTGGTTTCAGCAAGGGCCGTGAGCGCAGTTTTCACTTCGGCACAAACGAATATCACATTGTTGGTATGATTTCGCATTTAGGTCCGCAATTGGCAGTTGCCGACGGTATTGCGCTTGCTGCAAAATTGAAAAAGGAAAATAAAGTAACCGTTGTTTTTTCAGGCGAAGGTGGAACAAGTGAAGGCGATTTTC
This window encodes:
- a CDS encoding IS110 family transposase, giving the protein MRQSVGIDCSKDHLDCSFGIMHASFDEVILSNSKFTNNAAGLKKLLLWSKKLMNTDCEVVFLMEATGVYHERAALFLFESKNKVAVLLPNKVKAFAGTLKVKTVNDKECAKIIALFGLEKNVDPWSPPQEVFNQIRQLTRERDQLLLERTMKKNQLHAEKVAWPNSGSIKRIEQQLKIMNKQIKEIETEIKDLINANPCLKEKMKKLCSIKGVGMITAAIVVAETNGFNLIRNKSQLVSYAGLDVIEKQSGTSVRGKTRISKRGNKYLRKCLYFPAFTSINHYEPSKNLYTRIISKTGLKMKGAVAVQRKILVLIYVLWKKDPVL
- a CDS encoding T9SS type A sorting domain-containing protein, whose translation is MVGGSNSDVVNAIQPTADSGFVFTGYSHSVDGVFTEHVGPETSADAYIGKIDAFGNLLWLKNLGIPYEDRANDLVVAENGNIYICATKLIADGENQEYRILKLDSAGNIIWDYGFGGSEYEEPFTIALLPNQDLLIAGEAGSHTGDVSGHYPGDNRDLWLLQLDSLGNIVWGNAYGGSGADYGTDIEIIDSNNIVITGVSTSPNDGDINGHHGGFFYSDYWILKIDSIGVIQFSQCFGGSGIEAPCGLVLRNNFSYYLGGSSTSNDGDITNHYGFGDSTPDYWLINVEQTCPLVKYYMDADDDLFGDTSIYIYSCNDTVGYVLNNLDCNDNNPMIYPGANEIENNLDDDCNGLIDDNVSIATYLNNSIQIYPNPASNWLVISNVSGMPLTFSIKNAIGTLVQPEVNITNTISIDISKYASGIYIVQFEEGALIKCLSFIKD